The following coding sequences are from one Arthrobacter crystallopoietes window:
- a CDS encoding S41 family peptidase has translation MTSSSYFRYPHVHAELVTFVAEDDVWVAPLQGGRAWRISSLGLPARNPRFSPDGGQIAWSVVQGSAPEAVVAAVDGGGFRQLTYWGHASTRVKGFTATGDVIVTSAHQREESRHTWAHAVPLDGSVAKVLKFGPVDSIAFGPVVGDERPVAIGSVLSREPAWWKRYRGGTAGKLWIDRDGSGEFQRLAAELDGSLTDPMWIGGRIAFLSDHEGYGNLYSIAPDGSGLRRHTDHEEFYVRHAATDGQRIVYESAGELWLVESLGDEPKKLDISLGSASTSRRPRPLDVARHLAAAVPNQDGTASVVESHGTIHWLTHRDGPSRVVEATPGVRARQARPLGADTVIYAADHDGVEALYLRRVFEDLPAVTPAASAQAKKPEPEPDAALPRPVSAAAVVAKPQPAAPSSSVSTDETANDGGTPPEQAASQPSGTRRIDFAAPTRVSTISTSPDGKLAAVATEFGQLLVLEAESGELREVASTGHGAINEVVFSPDSRWLMWTEPVSSEGSRTKLRLAEVTASGGDRVLDITDGRFRDHGPAFSPDGKFAAFLSERSFDPVYDTHSFDLSFPQSTKPFLVALDSATPSPFGPAVHGTVPEPAPEVGAEPDAPAGVPLVVVDPLQLPERIIPLPVPQGRYSSLTAVDGALLWLATEAAGVTGEGRASAEDPDQPNRLERFDISRREVSVLVPALESYAVSGDRKRLVYLNKQQVRAVPVAAKVDDDAPDSVQVDLSRIRLLLDPLKVWGQAFDEAWRLQRDFFWAEDMAGLDWDGVYQRYRPLVERLGSHDDLVDLLWELHGELGTSHAYVTPAPVTEPGAGRQGLLGADIVSTDAGWSVQNILAGESSDPLARSPLNAPGAGVRNGDVIAAVDGIPVDRLSGPGPLLVGAAGKTVELTIINGPETAEPGKQRRIAVVPVADEERLRYQNWVAGNRRIVREASGGGFGYLHIPDMVARGWSQLHRDLDVETTRDALIIDVRSNRGGHTSQLVAELIGRKVTAWNLARGEQPGTYPAHAPRGPVVVLTDEYAGSDGDIITQVAKLRGIGPVVGTRTWGGVVGIDGRFSLADGTGVTQPRYAFWFTQDVGWSVENYGVEPDIEVPYPPHAYAAGEDPQLEHGVGILKEMLKELPTDRPPALSGYRSLRPGKLPRRPQDAG, from the coding sequence ATGACCTCATCGAGTTACTTCCGCTATCCGCACGTCCACGCCGAGCTGGTCACCTTCGTGGCCGAGGACGATGTGTGGGTGGCACCGCTTCAGGGCGGCCGGGCCTGGCGGATCTCGTCGCTGGGGCTTCCGGCCCGGAACCCGCGTTTCTCACCCGACGGCGGGCAAATTGCGTGGAGCGTGGTGCAGGGCAGCGCCCCCGAGGCTGTCGTAGCCGCCGTGGACGGCGGCGGGTTCCGGCAGCTGACGTACTGGGGCCACGCCTCCACACGGGTCAAGGGCTTTACCGCAACCGGCGACGTTATCGTCACCAGCGCCCACCAGCGTGAAGAATCCCGCCATACTTGGGCGCACGCGGTGCCGCTGGACGGCTCTGTCGCCAAGGTGCTGAAATTCGGTCCGGTCGATTCGATCGCCTTCGGGCCGGTCGTCGGTGACGAGCGTCCCGTGGCGATCGGCAGCGTGCTCTCCCGCGAGCCGGCCTGGTGGAAGCGCTACCGCGGCGGAACCGCCGGCAAACTCTGGATCGACCGGGACGGTTCGGGCGAATTCCAGCGTCTGGCGGCGGAGCTGGACGGCAGCCTGACCGATCCCATGTGGATCGGTGGCCGCATTGCCTTCCTCAGCGACCATGAAGGCTACGGCAACCTCTACTCCATCGCGCCGGACGGGTCCGGCCTGCGCCGGCATACCGATCATGAGGAGTTCTACGTCCGCCACGCCGCCACCGACGGACAGCGGATCGTGTATGAATCTGCGGGTGAACTGTGGCTGGTGGAGTCGCTCGGAGATGAACCCAAGAAGCTGGACATCAGCCTCGGGTCGGCGTCGACTTCGCGCCGTCCGCGGCCGCTGGACGTTGCCCGGCACCTGGCCGCCGCGGTTCCCAACCAGGACGGGACGGCCTCGGTTGTGGAAAGCCATGGCACCATCCACTGGCTCACCCACCGCGACGGACCCTCGCGCGTCGTCGAAGCGACCCCCGGCGTCCGTGCCCGGCAGGCCCGCCCGCTCGGTGCGGACACGGTGATTTACGCTGCAGACCACGACGGCGTCGAGGCGCTCTACCTTCGCCGCGTCTTCGAGGACCTCCCGGCTGTCACGCCGGCGGCGTCCGCGCAGGCCAAGAAGCCAGAGCCCGAACCGGACGCCGCCCTGCCCCGGCCGGTCTCCGCCGCGGCTGTGGTGGCAAAGCCCCAGCCGGCAGCGCCGTCGTCGTCCGTTTCCACGGATGAAACAGCGAACGACGGCGGAACGCCGCCTGAGCAGGCAGCCAGCCAGCCCAGCGGAACCCGACGCATCGACTTTGCCGCTCCCACACGCGTGAGCACCATTTCCACCAGCCCCGACGGCAAGCTCGCGGCCGTGGCGACGGAATTCGGCCAGCTCCTGGTGCTTGAGGCCGAATCCGGGGAGCTGCGCGAAGTGGCCTCGACGGGCCACGGCGCGATCAACGAGGTTGTTTTTTCACCTGATTCGCGGTGGCTCATGTGGACCGAGCCCGTATCATCCGAGGGCAGCCGGACCAAACTCAGGCTGGCGGAGGTCACCGCCTCCGGTGGCGACCGCGTTCTGGACATCACCGACGGGCGCTTCCGGGACCACGGGCCGGCCTTCAGCCCGGACGGCAAATTCGCCGCGTTCCTCTCGGAACGCAGTTTCGACCCGGTGTATGACACGCACAGCTTCGACCTGAGTTTTCCGCAGTCCACCAAACCCTTCCTGGTGGCGCTGGACTCCGCGACGCCATCGCCTTTCGGTCCGGCGGTCCACGGCACCGTCCCTGAGCCGGCGCCGGAGGTCGGCGCGGAGCCCGACGCCCCGGCTGGAGTTCCTCTCGTTGTTGTCGATCCGCTGCAGCTGCCCGAGCGGATCATTCCCCTTCCGGTGCCGCAGGGCCGCTACAGCAGCCTGACAGCGGTGGACGGAGCGTTGCTCTGGCTCGCCACGGAGGCTGCGGGCGTCACCGGTGAGGGTCGGGCATCCGCGGAAGATCCGGACCAGCCGAACAGGCTGGAGCGGTTCGACATCTCGCGCCGCGAGGTCAGCGTTTTGGTGCCGGCGCTGGAATCCTATGCCGTGTCCGGGGACCGCAAACGCCTGGTGTACCTGAACAAACAGCAGGTCCGGGCGGTGCCGGTGGCTGCCAAGGTCGACGACGACGCGCCGGACAGTGTCCAGGTGGATCTGAGCCGGATCCGCCTGCTGCTGGATCCGCTGAAGGTGTGGGGCCAGGCCTTCGACGAAGCCTGGCGGCTGCAGCGGGACTTCTTCTGGGCCGAGGACATGGCCGGTCTCGACTGGGACGGGGTCTACCAGCGGTACCGTCCGCTGGTGGAGCGCCTCGGCTCCCACGATGACCTGGTGGACCTGCTGTGGGAACTCCACGGCGAGCTGGGCACGTCGCACGCCTATGTTACTCCCGCGCCCGTGACCGAGCCCGGGGCGGGCAGGCAGGGGCTCCTCGGGGCGGATATCGTCAGTACGGACGCCGGGTGGAGCGTGCAGAACATCCTGGCCGGGGAGTCCTCGGACCCGCTGGCACGTTCCCCGCTGAATGCACCCGGTGCCGGCGTCAGGAACGGGGACGTCATCGCCGCGGTGGACGGCATCCCGGTGGACCGGCTCAGCGGTCCGGGACCGCTGCTGGTAGGAGCCGCGGGCAAGACGGTGGAACTGACCATCATCAACGGTCCCGAGACGGCGGAACCGGGCAAACAGCGCCGGATCGCCGTGGTGCCGGTAGCGGATGAGGAACGTTTGCGGTACCAGAACTGGGTGGCCGGAAACCGGCGGATCGTGCGGGAGGCTTCCGGCGGCGGCTTCGGCTACCTGCACATCCCCGACATGGTGGCCCGCGGCTGGTCGCAGCTGCACCGGGACCTGGATGTGGAGACCACCCGGGACGCGCTCATTATCGATGTACGGAGTAACCGGGGCGGACATACCTCCCAGCTCGTGGCGGAGCTGATCGGACGCAAAGTAACCGCCTGGAACCTTGCCCGGGGCGAGCAGCCGGGAACGTATCCGGCCCACGCCCCGCGAGGCCCCGTCGTCGTACTTACGGATGAATATGCCGGTTCGGACGGGGACATCATTACGCAGGTCGCCAAGCTGCGGGGAATCGGTCCGGTGGTCGGAACTCGGACCTGGGGCGGCGTAGTGGGGATCGACGGCCGCTTCTCGCTGGCAGACGGCACCGGCGTCACCCAGCCGCGGTATGCCTTCTGGTTCACCCAGGATGTGGGCTGGAGCGTGGAGAACTACGGCGTGGAGCCGGACATCGAGGTGCCGTATCCGCCGCACGCCTACGCCGCGGGGGAGGACCCGCAGCTGGAGCACGGCGTGGGGATCCTCAAGGAGATGCTGAAGGAACTGCCGACCGACCGGCCGCCGGCGTTGTCCGGGTACCGTTCACTGCGGCCCGGCAAGCTGCCGCGGCGCCCGCAGGACGCCGGCTGA
- a CDS encoding DUF7455 domain-containing protein — MLCDRCGVPAYVQVMLDTGGMLSWCAHHYREHQEALFAYAISVQDERHLLEAQ, encoded by the coding sequence ATGTTGTGTGATCGATGCGGAGTCCCCGCCTACGTCCAGGTCATGCTCGATACCGGCGGCATGCTCTCCTGGTGCGCCCACCACTACCGGGAACACCAAGAAGCGCTTTTTGCCTACGCCATCAGCGTCCAAGACGAACGGCACCTGCTTGAAGCGCAGTAG
- the lipB gene encoding lipoyl(octanoyl) transferase LipB, which translates to MSLEFSRIGFAPDFVDYQEGWDLQRRIHSDVVAGAAEGKILLLEHSPVYTAGKRTEEHEKPFDGTPIINVDRGGKLTWHGPGQLVGYPILALPDPTKVADYVDILEQVLINVLAGFGINGSRIEGRSGVWIKGDGDRQDRKIAAIGIRVNHRVTMHGFALNCNNDLAPYAQIIACGITDAGTTSMSVEAGRNISPADVADRVEEELNKYEAALVKPSGLPENTVNTAGASQPEGALK; encoded by the coding sequence ATGAGCCTTGAGTTTTCCCGAATTGGGTTTGCCCCCGACTTCGTCGACTACCAGGAAGGGTGGGACCTGCAGCGTCGAATCCACAGTGATGTGGTTGCCGGCGCCGCTGAGGGCAAAATCCTCCTGCTGGAACACAGCCCGGTTTACACGGCCGGCAAGCGGACCGAAGAACATGAGAAGCCGTTCGACGGTACGCCCATCATCAATGTGGACCGCGGCGGCAAACTGACCTGGCACGGCCCGGGCCAGTTGGTCGGTTATCCGATCCTCGCCCTGCCGGACCCCACCAAGGTTGCCGACTACGTGGACATTCTGGAGCAGGTCCTGATCAACGTGCTCGCAGGCTTCGGCATCAACGGGTCCCGGATCGAAGGCCGCTCCGGTGTCTGGATCAAGGGCGACGGCGACCGGCAGGACCGCAAGATCGCCGCCATCGGCATCCGCGTCAACCACCGTGTGACCATGCATGGTTTCGCCCTGAACTGCAATAATGATCTGGCCCCGTATGCGCAGATCATTGCCTGCGGCATCACCGACGCCGGCACCACCAGCATGAGTGTGGAAGCGGGACGCAACATCTCCCCCGCCGATGTTGCCGACCGGGTCGAAGAGGAACTGAACAAGTACGAGGCAGCGCTGGTCAAACCGTCCGGCCTGCCCGAGAACACCGTCAATACAGCTGGCGCCAGCCAGCCCGAAGGAGCCCTGAAGTGA
- the lipA gene encoding lipoyl synthase, with the protein MTLAPEGRRLLRVEARNAATPVERKPDWIKAKVNIGPEYVSMKNLVKKEGLHTVCEEAGCPNIFECWEDREATFLIGGSECTRRCDFCQIDTGKPSPIDILEPTKVAQSVQQMNLRYATVTGVARDDLADEGVWLYAETIRKIHELNPGTGVEILIPDFSGKPEHISAICETKPEVFAHNVETVPRIFKRIRPAFRYERSLDVITQGQQHGMVTKSNLILGMGETREEISEALRDLHQAGCDLITITQYLRPTERHHPVERWVKPQEFVELQEEALELGFLGVMSGPLVRSSYRAGRLWATAMRKKGRELPAELAHIAEGIEDSGATRQEASSLISR; encoded by the coding sequence GTGACTCTCGCCCCCGAAGGACGGCGCCTGCTGCGCGTCGAAGCACGGAACGCGGCCACCCCGGTCGAGCGCAAGCCGGACTGGATCAAGGCCAAGGTCAACATCGGCCCCGAATACGTGAGCATGAAAAACCTGGTCAAGAAGGAAGGGCTGCACACGGTCTGCGAGGAAGCCGGCTGCCCGAACATCTTCGAGTGCTGGGAAGACCGCGAGGCCACCTTCCTCATCGGCGGTTCCGAATGCACCCGCCGCTGCGACTTCTGCCAGATCGACACCGGCAAGCCCTCCCCCATCGACATCCTGGAGCCCACCAAGGTGGCCCAGTCGGTCCAACAGATGAACCTGCGCTACGCCACCGTCACCGGCGTGGCCCGCGACGACCTGGCCGACGAAGGCGTCTGGCTCTACGCGGAAACCATCCGCAAGATCCACGAACTAAATCCGGGCACCGGCGTCGAAATCCTGATCCCGGACTTCTCCGGCAAGCCAGAGCACATCAGCGCCATCTGCGAAACCAAACCCGAAGTGTTCGCCCACAACGTCGAGACCGTGCCGCGCATCTTCAAGCGCATCCGCCCGGCCTTCCGCTACGAACGCTCCCTGGACGTCATCACCCAGGGCCAGCAGCACGGCATGGTCACCAAGTCCAACCTGATCCTGGGCATGGGCGAAACCCGCGAGGAAATCTCCGAGGCGCTGCGCGATCTGCACCAGGCCGGCTGCGACCTGATTACCATCACGCAGTACCTGCGGCCCACCGAACGCCACCACCCGGTGGAGCGCTGGGTCAAGCCCCAGGAATTCGTGGAACTGCAGGAAGAAGCGCTCGAGCTCGGCTTCCTGGGCGTCATGAGCGGCCCGCTGGTGCGTTCGTCCTACCGGGCCGGCCGCCTGTGGGCCACGGCGATGCGCAAGAAGGGACGGGAACTGCCCGCAGAACTCGCCCACATCGCCGAAGGCATCGAAGATTCCGGCGCCACCCGCCAGGAAGCCTCCAGCCTTATCTCCCGGTAG
- a CDS encoding TIGR01777 family oxidoreductase: MKILISGASGLIGKALAGHLVSSGHRVGRLVRRPPRGEGEFEWDPAAGRLDPRVVAGHDAVVNLSGSPLRARPWTRSSREQLYSSRVASTRTLAGAINQLENPPKVFISQSGSGIYGDRGDEVVTEASAAGSSPVMADVCRRWEEAALQASCPTIVTRTGVVLTPHGGALPRLLLPLRLGLGGPLGTGRQWWPWITLADEVRALAFLLESGLSGPVNVCAPVPAQVDQLVSVLAAELHRPSMLRVPQQVLTTVLPGLAENIILASQRMVPERLEAAGFEFGQANVHDAARWVHEELGRHN, translated from the coding sequence ATGAAGATCCTCATTTCCGGCGCGTCCGGACTGATCGGCAAGGCGCTGGCCGGACATCTGGTTTCCTCCGGACACCGAGTCGGCCGGCTGGTCCGTCGCCCGCCGCGCGGTGAGGGTGAGTTCGAATGGGATCCGGCGGCCGGCCGTCTGGATCCGCGGGTTGTTGCGGGCCATGATGCCGTAGTCAATCTGTCCGGTTCACCCCTGCGGGCGCGGCCCTGGACCAGGTCATCGCGGGAGCAGTTGTATTCCTCCCGTGTTGCCAGCACCCGCACCCTCGCCGGAGCCATTAACCAACTCGAGAACCCGCCGAAGGTCTTTATCAGCCAGTCCGGTTCCGGAATCTATGGGGACCGCGGCGATGAGGTCGTTACGGAAGCATCCGCAGCCGGCAGCTCGCCCGTGATGGCCGATGTCTGCCGGCGTTGGGAAGAGGCGGCGTTGCAGGCCTCGTGTCCGACCATCGTCACCCGTACCGGCGTGGTGCTGACACCCCACGGCGGAGCCCTGCCGCGGTTGCTGCTGCCGCTCAGATTGGGCCTGGGTGGCCCGCTGGGTACCGGCCGGCAATGGTGGCCGTGGATCACGCTGGCCGATGAAGTACGCGCCCTGGCCTTCCTGCTGGAATCAGGGCTGTCCGGCCCCGTCAATGTGTGCGCGCCGGTTCCGGCCCAGGTAGACCAACTGGTCTCCGTCCTGGCGGCCGAACTGCACCGACCTTCGATGCTCCGCGTCCCGCAGCAAGTGTTGACCACGGTTCTGCCCGGCTTGGCTGAGAACATCATCCTGGCGAGCCAACGCATGGTTCCGGAGCGTCTTGAAGCCGCGGGTTTCGAGTTCGGCCAGGCAAACGTGCACGACGCCGCCCGCTGGGTCCACGAAGAGTTGGGCCGCCACAACTGA
- a CDS encoding RDD family protein, producing MVSRKDLGSWLEGPPPSKEQQWPGQRLGLPQRGPGSIARLGRRVIALMIDWILCYLIAAWLFEGNELSILLIFAIEQLLLVSTLGYSIGHRAVGIQVRKLDGSAAGPLPAVVRTVLLCLVVPAVVFDADQRGLHDRAMGTVLVRM from the coding sequence GTGGTAAGCAGAAAAGACCTTGGTTCCTGGCTCGAAGGACCGCCTCCCTCCAAAGAGCAGCAGTGGCCCGGCCAGCGGTTGGGGCTGCCCCAGCGCGGCCCGGGCTCGATCGCCCGCCTCGGCCGCCGCGTCATAGCCCTGATGATCGACTGGATCCTGTGCTATCTCATCGCCGCATGGCTGTTCGAAGGCAACGAGCTGAGCATTCTGCTGATCTTCGCCATTGAGCAGCTACTCCTGGTCAGCACCCTCGGCTACAGCATCGGGCACCGCGCAGTTGGCATCCAGGTACGGAAGCTGGACGGTTCCGCGGCCGGACCGCTCCCGGCCGTTGTCCGCACCGTGCTGCTCTGCCTGGTTGTTCCCGCCGTAGTCTTCGACGCCGATCAGCGCGGCCTGCACGACCGCGCGATGGGCACCGTGCTGGTCCGCATGTAG
- the glnA gene encoding type I glutamate--ammonia ligase has protein sequence MFKNADEVLKYIADEEVKFVDIRFTDLPGVQQHFNVPAKTVDADFFVNGQLFDGSSIRGFQGIAESDMQLIPDVTTAFIDPFRVEKTLALNFSIVNPRTGDPYHRDPRGVAERAEAYLASTGIADTAYFASEAEFFIFDDVRYQSSPEHSFYKVDSVEAYWNSGRKEEGGNQGYKTPVKGGYFPVSPTDKQADLRDAICVELEEVGIEVERSHHEVGAAGQAEINYKFTTLTHAADDLLKFKYIVKNVADAWGKSATFMPKPVFGDNGSGMHCHQSLWNGSEPLFYDEKGYAGLSDTARWYIGGLLKHASAVLAFTNPTVNSYRRLVKGFEAPVNMVYSQGNRSAGIRIPITGSNPKAKRLEFRAPDPSSNPYLAFAAQLMAGLDGIRNRIEPADPIDKDLYELPAEEAKDIQKAPGSLEEALAALEADNEFLQAGGVFTQDLIDTWIAYKREYEIAPLALRPNPYEFELYYGC, from the coding sequence ATGTTCAAGAATGCGGACGAGGTCCTCAAGTACATCGCCGACGAAGAAGTAAAGTTCGTCGACATCCGATTCACAGACCTGCCAGGCGTCCAGCAGCACTTCAACGTGCCGGCCAAGACCGTTGACGCGGATTTCTTTGTCAACGGCCAGCTGTTCGACGGTTCCTCCATCCGTGGTTTTCAGGGCATCGCCGAGTCCGACATGCAGCTCATCCCGGACGTCACCACCGCATTCATCGATCCCTTCCGCGTGGAGAAGACCCTCGCGCTGAACTTCTCGATCGTGAACCCGCGCACCGGCGACCCGTACCACCGCGACCCTCGCGGCGTTGCCGAGCGCGCCGAGGCCTACCTGGCGTCCACCGGCATCGCGGACACGGCTTACTTTGCCTCCGAAGCCGAATTCTTCATTTTCGACGACGTGCGCTACCAGTCCAGCCCGGAGCACTCCTTCTACAAGGTGGATTCCGTCGAGGCCTACTGGAACAGCGGCCGCAAGGAAGAGGGCGGCAACCAGGGCTACAAGACCCCGGTCAAGGGCGGCTACTTCCCTGTTTCTCCTACCGACAAGCAGGCCGACCTGCGCGACGCCATTTGTGTCGAGCTGGAGGAGGTAGGCATTGAAGTTGAGCGCTCCCACCACGAGGTCGGCGCTGCCGGCCAGGCGGAAATCAACTACAAGTTCACCACGCTGACCCACGCCGCCGATGATCTGCTGAAGTTCAAGTACATCGTCAAGAACGTCGCAGATGCCTGGGGCAAATCCGCCACCTTCATGCCGAAGCCCGTGTTCGGCGACAACGGCTCGGGCATGCACTGCCACCAGTCGCTCTGGAACGGTTCCGAGCCGCTCTTCTACGACGAGAAGGGCTACGCCGGCCTGTCCGACACCGCCCGCTGGTACATCGGCGGCCTGCTCAAGCACGCTTCGGCCGTGCTGGCCTTCACCAACCCGACGGTGAACTCCTACCGCCGCCTGGTCAAGGGCTTCGAAGCTCCGGTCAACATGGTCTACTCCCAGGGCAACCGCTCCGCCGGTATCCGCATCCCGATCACCGGGTCCAACCCGAAGGCCAAGCGCCTCGAATTCCGCGCACCGGACCCCAGCTCCAACCCTTACCTGGCCTTCGCCGCCCAGCTGATGGCAGGCCTGGACGGCATCCGGAACCGGATTGAGCCGGCCGATCCGATCGACAAGGACCTCTACGAGCTGCCTGCCGAAGAAGCCAAGGACATCCAGAAGGCTCCAGGTTCCTTGGAGGAAGCTCTGGCAGCCCTCGAAGCTGACAACGAGTTCCTGCAGGCCGGTGGCGTGTTCACCCAGGACCTGATCGACACCTGGATCGCCTACAAGCGCGAGTACGAAATTGCGCCGCTGGCCTTGCGCCCGAACCCTTACGAGTTCGAGCTCTACTACGGCTGCTAG
- a CDS encoding serine/threonine-protein kinase: protein MMLQHSSHAGDSSPADEPARPQVPGFRVQRWLGSGSSAAVWLVAEESGGREYALKVFNRNAGNARPEADRERLLTEGLRHDHLVQVFRNVETDAGSGLLLEYAAGGSVGSVIAARGPLSVAETVTVLTPIAQALAFLHAGGRTHGDVSPGNVLFTSVGKPLLADFGIGRAVGSHRADDGGTQGFHPPSPRRGDVGQRLEPEADIYALAALGWFMLTGRVPAATAQRPPLNVMVPDVPLPLVELLEAALADGAAQRPEAEEFARRVYRTADPAPVDLSAAVHPSVAPQLLTRRIARDGKKRTAFGAKRRPPRAVKKPDGLRKPQVVRRAAAAATRQGKAALGRVVVVTTSLALAIALAVFAGNLLVGSEAADTVGDPAAQAAAAAVPGEASSAPTGPPTARPLPDDLTRAVTAEDPAAAVAALTWLRTEALRSRDVSLLDDVNVAGSAPMAADTEVISTLASLEHWFSGLAAKAEDVRTVSHTGTSAVVEATISTSPFEQRDAGGGLVLSVTEAKRQPLVLVLERQDGRWLIGEVRDGA, encoded by the coding sequence ATGATGCTTCAGCACTCGTCACATGCCGGCGACAGCAGCCCCGCAGATGAACCGGCCCGGCCGCAGGTTCCCGGATTCCGGGTGCAACGCTGGCTCGGCAGTGGTTCTTCGGCAGCCGTGTGGCTGGTGGCGGAAGAATCCGGCGGCCGTGAATACGCGCTGAAGGTCTTTAATCGCAATGCCGGCAATGCCCGTCCGGAGGCGGATCGGGAACGGCTGCTGACCGAGGGACTGCGGCACGACCATCTGGTGCAGGTCTTCCGCAACGTGGAGACGGACGCCGGTTCGGGATTGCTGCTCGAATACGCCGCGGGTGGATCGGTGGGTTCGGTCATTGCCGCCCGCGGCCCCTTGTCCGTGGCCGAAACAGTTACGGTACTGACGCCGATCGCGCAGGCGCTGGCGTTTCTGCATGCGGGCGGCAGGACGCATGGCGACGTTTCGCCCGGCAACGTCCTCTTCACCTCGGTGGGCAAACCGCTGCTAGCGGACTTTGGTATCGGCCGGGCGGTCGGCAGCCACCGGGCCGACGACGGCGGGACGCAGGGATTCCATCCGCCCTCGCCAAGGCGGGGCGACGTCGGGCAAAGGCTGGAGCCGGAGGCGGACATCTACGCGTTGGCCGCCCTTGGCTGGTTCATGCTCACCGGACGGGTACCGGCCGCCACCGCCCAGCGCCCGCCGCTGAATGTCATGGTGCCGGACGTGCCGCTGCCGTTGGTGGAGTTGCTGGAAGCGGCACTGGCGGACGGCGCCGCACAAAGGCCAGAGGCGGAAGAGTTCGCGCGCCGGGTTTACCGGACCGCGGACCCGGCACCGGTGGACCTGTCCGCCGCCGTACATCCGTCAGTGGCCCCGCAGTTGCTGACCCGGCGGATTGCCCGGGACGGCAAGAAGCGGACCGCCTTCGGAGCCAAGCGCCGCCCGCCGCGGGCGGTAAAAAAGCCGGACGGCCTCCGGAAGCCGCAGGTGGTCCGGCGTGCTGCTGCCGCCGCAACCCGGCAGGGTAAAGCTGCCCTTGGCCGCGTCGTTGTTGTTACAACCTCATTGGCGTTGGCCATTGCGCTGGCCGTTTTCGCGGGTAATCTGCTCGTCGGGTCCGAGGCGGCTGACACAGTCGGGGACCCGGCCGCGCAGGCCGCAGCAGCGGCGGTCCCGGGCGAGGCCTCCTCCGCTCCAACCGGACCGCCGACTGCGCGGCCGCTGCCCGATGATCTGACGCGGGCAGTTACCGCGGAGGATCCGGCCGCTGCGGTTGCCGCCTTGACCTGGTTGCGCACCGAAGCACTGCGGAGCAGGGACGTGTCCCTGCTGGACGACGTCAATGTCGCCGGATCCGCTCCCATGGCAGCGGATACTGAGGTTATTTCCACGTTGGCCTCGCTGGAGCACTGGTTCAGCGGACTCGCAGCCAAAGCGGAGGACGTCCGGACGGTGTCCCATACCGGAACTTCGGCGGTGGTCGAAGCCACCATCAGCACTTCACCTTTTGAACAGCGCGACGCCGGCGGCGGCCTCGTCCTGTCTGTGACGGAGGCCAAGAGGCAGCCGCTGGTGCTGGTGCTGGAACGCCAGGACGGCAGGTGGCTGATTGGCGAAGTCCGCGACGGCGCCTGA
- a CDS encoding DUF4191 domain-containing protein: MANSTDSDANTKRGLFSRKPKAEKPAKAKKGPGRLKQIGQVFQMTRRNDPNVVWLMLLAFLGIVAVGLLIGFLINNWVTLLIISIPLGLLAATFILSRRAERAAFAQIEGQPGASGAALSVLRRGWILQEQPVAVNPRTQDAVFRAIGRPGVILVTEGPSNRVKTLVDSERRKLNRILPNVKVHVIETGRGEGQVELSKVAKKVQKLKKELTKQEVHAVDKRLQALGSNKLPIPKGVDPFKARPDRKAMRGR, from the coding sequence ATGGCCAATAGCACCGATTCCGACGCAAATACCAAGCGTGGTCTCTTCTCACGCAAGCCCAAAGCCGAGAAGCCTGCCAAGGCGAAAAAAGGCCCCGGGCGCCTGAAGCAGATCGGCCAGGTCTTCCAGATGACCCGGCGCAACGATCCCAACGTAGTCTGGCTCATGCTGCTGGCCTTCCTGGGCATCGTGGCCGTTGGCCTGCTCATCGGGTTCCTGATCAACAACTGGGTCACCCTGTTGATCATCTCCATCCCGCTGGGCCTGCTGGCGGCAACCTTCATCCTCTCCCGCCGTGCCGAACGCGCCGCCTTCGCCCAGATCGAGGGCCAGCCCGGTGCTTCCGGAGCGGCCCTGAGCGTGCTGCGCCGCGGCTGGATCCTGCAGGAACAGCCGGTGGCAGTCAACCCGCGGACCCAGGATGCAGTCTTCCGTGCGATCGGCCGCCCGGGCGTCATCCTCGTCACCGAAGGACCCTCGAACCGGGTCAAGACCTTGGTGGACTCCGAGCGCCGGAAGCTGAACCGCATCCTGCCCAACGTGAAGGTCCACGTCATCGAGACCGGCCGCGGCGAGGGCCAGGTTGAACTGAGCAAGGTGGCCAAGAAGGTCCAGAAGCTCAAGAAGGAACTGACCAAGCAGGAGGTGCATGCGGTGGATAAGCGCCTGCAGGCCCTCGGCAGCAACAAGCTTCCCATCCCCAAGGGCGTCGATCCGTTCAAGGCCCGCCCGGACCGCAAGGCAATGCGCGGCCGCTGA